From the genome of Lotus japonicus ecotype B-129 chromosome 6, LjGifu_v1.2, one region includes:
- the LOC130724619 gene encoding uncharacterized protein LOC130724619 — protein MAYVDHAFSITDEDLFETSYTVNNKPPIKEIGLAVSLLVFGVLGIVIGSLMAYNHVGGDRAHGLFFAILGMLLFIPGFYYTRIAYYAYKGYKGFSFSNIPPV, from the exons ATGGCATACGTAGATCACGCTTTCTCCATCACAGACGAAGATCTCTTCGAAACCTCCTACACCGTCAACAACAAGCCACCCATCAAGGAGATCGGCCTCGCCGTTTCCCTTCTCGTCTTCGGCGTTCTCGGCATCGTCATCGGCTCCCTCATGGCCTACAACCATGTCGGTGGTGACAGAGCTCACG GGCTGTTCTTTGCAATACTGGGAATGCTCTTGTTCATACCTGGTTTCTACTACACAAGGATTGCATATTATGCCTACAAGGGTTACAAAGGGTTCTCTTTCTCTAACATACCTCCTGTTTAG